The proteins below are encoded in one region of Clostridium estertheticum:
- a CDS encoding ABC transporter ATP-binding protein: protein MDRIDKRKSTQKIDIGIWRKLFKYLSEFKNGLIFLALLMVGVAGIDVVMPLLTKYAIDNFIVKKTIDGLPIFALVYFCVIVFQGLNVRLFIIHAGKIETHLAYHIRKIGFKRLQELSFSYYDTSSVGWLMARMTSDVTKLSEIISWGLIDMVWALVMMAGFIGVMLYNNVGLTLICMSVVPVLFLIGMYFQKKILKSYRVVRKFNSRLTADFSEEVSGAKTTKTLVREEENLKEFKLDAGKMRNSSVKAAVFSALFLPIVISMGSLGVGFVLWIGGEKIIAGDLSYGTFVMFIAYTVQFFDPINRLAGTIAELQNAQASAERIIGLIETKPDIWDSKDVIKKYGDLFDAKRENWEKIHGDIEFKDVCFTYKNGEKVFKNFNLKVNKGETIALVGETGSGKSTLVNLLCRFYEPSSGEILIDGIDYRKRSLLWLQSNIGYVLQSPHLFSGTIRDNIIYGKLNASILEIENAAKLVNAHNFISKLDKKYDTQVGEGGGNLSTGEKQLISFARAILANPALFVLDEATSSIDTETEKMIQNAIEKVLKSRTSFVVAHRLSTIVSADKILVIRNGNITESGNHRELLKKKGYYYSLYTNQLLEDKEMESKDILS from the coding sequence ATGGATAGAATAGATAAACGTAAATCAACTCAAAAAATAGATATAGGTATATGGAGAAAACTTTTTAAATATCTGTCAGAATTCAAAAATGGACTTATTTTTTTAGCACTTCTAATGGTTGGAGTGGCAGGTATTGACGTAGTAATGCCGCTACTGACGAAGTATGCAATCGATAATTTTATAGTTAAGAAAACTATAGATGGGCTTCCCATATTTGCATTAGTATATTTTTGTGTTATTGTTTTTCAAGGATTAAATGTAAGATTATTTATAATACATGCAGGCAAAATAGAAACACACTTGGCCTATCATATAAGGAAAATTGGTTTTAAAAGGCTTCAAGAGTTATCTTTTTCATATTATGATACATCCTCTGTGGGATGGCTTATGGCAAGAATGACCTCGGATGTAACAAAACTTAGTGAAATAATATCATGGGGACTAATTGACATGGTATGGGCACTAGTTATGATGGCTGGATTCATAGGAGTAATGCTTTATAATAATGTAGGATTAACTCTTATATGTATGAGTGTGGTACCGGTTCTATTTTTAATAGGAATGTATTTTCAAAAGAAAATCCTTAAATCATATAGAGTTGTTAGAAAATTTAATTCACGTTTAACCGCGGATTTTAGTGAAGAGGTATCTGGGGCTAAAACTACTAAAACTCTTGTTCGTGAAGAAGAAAACTTAAAAGAGTTTAAATTAGATGCAGGTAAAATGAGAAACTCATCGGTGAAAGCTGCAGTATTTTCTGCTTTATTTCTACCTATAGTTATATCTATGGGTAGTTTAGGTGTGGGTTTTGTTTTATGGATAGGTGGGGAAAAAATTATAGCAGGTGATTTATCTTATGGAACTTTTGTAATGTTTATTGCCTATACAGTTCAGTTTTTTGACCCTATAAATCGTTTAGCTGGAACAATTGCAGAACTTCAGAATGCACAAGCATCTGCAGAAAGAATTATAGGTTTAATAGAAACAAAACCTGATATATGGGACAGTAAAGATGTGATAAAAAAATATGGTGATTTATTTGATGCAAAAAGAGAAAATTGGGAAAAAATACATGGGGATATAGAATTTAAGGATGTATGTTTTACATATAAAAATGGAGAAAAGGTGTTTAAAAACTTTAACTTAAAGGTTAATAAAGGTGAAACTATAGCGCTAGTTGGAGAAACAGGTTCTGGCAAAAGCACCTTAGTAAACTTACTTTGTAGATTTTATGAACCTTCTAGTGGGGAAATATTAATTGATGGTATAGATTACAGAAAAAGATCATTATTATGGCTTCAATCAAATATTGGATATGTGCTTCAAAGCCCACATCTATTTAGTGGAACAATTAGAGATAATATTATATATGGTAAACTTAATGCATCAATACTCGAAATTGAAAATGCAGCAAAGCTTGTAAATGCTCATAATTTTATAAGTAAACTTGATAAGAAATATGATACGCAGGTTGGTGAAGGTGGAGGCAATTTGTCAACAGGAGAGAAACAACTTATATCCTTCGCTAGAGCAATACTCGCAAATCCAGCATTGTTTGTCCTCGATGAGGCTACATCATCTATAGATACAGAAACAGAAAAAATGATACAAAATGCTATAGAAAAGGTTCTAAAAAGTAGAACTAGCTTTGTAGTTGCTCATAGACTTTCAACCATTGTATCTGCTGATAAAATTCTTGTTATAAGAAATGGGAATATTACGGAGTCAGGCAACCATAGAGAGTTATTAAAGAAAAAGGGGTATTACTATAGCCTTTATACAAATCAGCTCTTAGAGGATAAGGAAATGGAGAGTAAAGATATATTATCTTAA